A part of Halobacillus shinanisalinarum genomic DNA contains:
- a CDS encoding GAF domain-containing protein codes for MFQSTQYKGTKEDQYHMLIKQLDALLDGEPDEIANLSNASALLNQFLDNVNWVGFYVWRESELVLGPFQGLPACVRIPAGRGVCGTAVSEGTSQRVHDVNAFPGHIACDSASQSEVVVPIFKDDQIYGVLDIDSPSVGRFDEKDEEYLNLFVKTLEKHI; via the coding sequence ATGTTTCAATCCACACAGTATAAAGGAACAAAAGAGGATCAATATCACATGCTTATCAAACAACTCGATGCTCTGCTTGATGGGGAGCCTGACGAAATAGCAAATCTCTCAAATGCATCTGCACTATTAAATCAATTTCTCGATAATGTCAATTGGGTTGGTTTTTATGTATGGAGGGAAAGCGAGCTTGTTTTAGGCCCTTTCCAGGGGCTTCCCGCCTGCGTACGTATTCCTGCTGGTAGAGGCGTCTGCGGAACAGCCGTTTCCGAGGGTACTTCCCAGCGAGTCCATGATGTGAATGCCTTTCCTGGCCACATTGCTTGTGATTCAGCTAGCCAATCGGAAGTCGTCGTTCCCATTTTCAAAGATGACCAAATATATGGGGTCCTTGACATTGACAGTCCTTCGGTCGGTAGGTTTGATGAGAAAGACGAAGAGTACCTAAACTTATTTGTTAAAACCCTTGAGAAGCATATTTGA
- the tyrS gene encoding tyrosine--tRNA ligase, with amino-acid sequence MDILTDLEKRGLINQMTDEEGLRKHLNEKQVTLYCGFDPTGDSLHIGHLVPALLLKRFQEAGHRPIALVGGGTGMIGDPSGRSTERQLNSAEVVLGYSEKLSNQLAKLLNFDKGENAAVARNNHEWLSQMTIIDFLRDTGKHFGINYMLAKDSVESRIESGISFTEFSYMILQALDFQQLHEKENCTLQIGGSDQWGNITAGLEYIRRSAAGEKEVEAYGLTMPLITKADGSKFGKTAGGAIWLDPEKTTPYEFYQFWINADDRDVIQFLKYFTFLSHEDIAELENEVETQPEKRVAQRRLAEEMTRLVHDEGALKQAERISEALFSGDIKALSGDEIEQGFKDVPAYHSEEKEPALIELLVTAGISSSKRQAREDITNGAVYINGERNQDLKHIISEADRIEERFTIIRRGKKKYFLIRYV; translated from the coding sequence TTGGATATCTTAACAGACTTAGAAAAGCGTGGTCTAATTAATCAAATGACTGACGAAGAAGGATTAAGAAAGCATTTAAATGAAAAGCAAGTGACACTGTACTGTGGTTTTGATCCGACTGGGGACAGTCTACACATCGGTCATCTAGTACCAGCATTATTATTGAAACGATTTCAGGAGGCTGGACATCGTCCGATCGCACTTGTTGGCGGCGGTACGGGAATGATAGGAGATCCAAGCGGACGATCTACTGAACGTCAGTTAAATTCGGCTGAAGTTGTGCTTGGCTATAGTGAAAAACTTAGTAATCAACTTGCTAAGCTACTTAATTTTGATAAGGGTGAAAATGCAGCTGTTGCTAGAAACAATCATGAGTGGCTTTCACAAATGACAATCATTGATTTCCTGCGAGATACTGGAAAACACTTTGGGATAAACTACATGTTAGCTAAGGATTCTGTGGAGTCCCGAATTGAAAGTGGTATAAGTTTTACGGAATTCAGCTACATGATCTTACAGGCGCTCGATTTCCAACAGTTACATGAGAAAGAAAATTGCACATTGCAAATTGGGGGCAGTGATCAGTGGGGGAATATTACCGCTGGTCTTGAATACATCCGCAGATCAGCAGCTGGAGAGAAAGAAGTCGAAGCTTACGGATTAACAATGCCATTGATTACAAAAGCAGACGGTTCAAAGTTTGGGAAAACTGCCGGTGGAGCAATTTGGTTAGATCCCGAGAAAACTACACCGTACGAGTTTTACCAGTTTTGGATTAATGCGGATGACCGTGACGTTATTCAATTCTTGAAGTACTTCACATTCTTAAGCCACGAAGACATTGCAGAACTTGAGAATGAAGTGGAAACACAGCCGGAAAAACGAGTGGCTCAGCGGCGTCTAGCTGAAGAAATGACTCGTCTCGTACATGATGAAGGTGCATTAAAACAAGCTGAACGAATTAGTGAAGCTTTATTTAGTGGAGATATTAAGGCTCTTTCAGGAGATGAGATTGAACAAGGCTTTAAGGATGTCCCCGCTTATCATTCTGAAGAAAAAGAACCAGCATTAATTGAACTGTTAGTTACAGCTGGTATTTCTTCATCAAAACGACAGGCTCGTGAAGATATCACTAATGGAGCGGTCTATATAAATGGAGAGAGAAATCAGGATTTAAAGCATATAATTAGCGAAGCGGATCGCATTGAAGAACGATTTACTATCATTCGCAGAGGGAAGAAGAAATACTTTTTAATTCGATATGTTTAA
- the rpsD gene encoding 30S ribosomal protein S4, giving the protein MARYTGSTWKKSRRYGISLSGTGKELDKRPYAPGQHGPNQRRKQSEYGLQLQEKQKLRFMYGLTERQFRRLFEEGGNMKGIHGENFMILLESRLDNLVYRLGLARTRPQARQLVNHGHVTVDGGRVDIPSYRVAPGQVIGLREKSQNLDIVQEAVEVNNFVPEYLTFDADKQEGSYSRYPERSELPAEINEALIVEFYSR; this is encoded by the coding sequence ATGGCACGTTATACAGGATCAACCTGGAAAAAATCACGTCGTTATGGCATTTCTTTAAGCGGAACTGGTAAGGAACTAGACAAGCGCCCTTACGCACCTGGACAGCATGGTCCAAATCAACGTAGAAAGCAATCTGAATACGGACTTCAGCTTCAAGAGAAACAGAAGCTTCGTTTCATGTATGGCTTAACTGAGCGTCAATTCCGTCGTTTATTTGAAGAAGGTGGAAACATGAAAGGGATTCACGGTGAGAACTTCATGATTCTTCTTGAATCTCGTTTAGACAACCTTGTTTACCGTCTTGGTCTAGCTCGTACGCGCCCACAAGCTCGTCAGCTAGTTAACCACGGTCATGTGACTGTTGACGGCGGACGCGTAGACATCCCATCTTACCGTGTAGCGCCAGGTCAAGTGATTGGCCTTCGTGAGAAATCACAAAACCTAGATATTGTACAGGAAGCTGTTGAAGTGAACAACTTCGTACCAGAGTATCTTACTTTCGATGCTGACAAGCAAGAAGGTTCTTACTCTCGTTACCCTGAACGTTCTGAACTTCCAGCTGAGATTAATGAAGCTCTAATCGTAGAGTTCTACTCTCGTTAA